Proteins from a genomic interval of Pseudophryne corroboree isolate aPseCor3 chromosome 4, aPseCor3.hap2, whole genome shotgun sequence:
- the LOC134910807 gene encoding olfactory receptor 2G3-like: MATKNETIFYDVILLGFSNDPVVNAALFVLFGIIYIVTVAGNGLILFMIFVNPQLHTPMYFFLCMLSILDMCYSTTAVPKLLADLFSSHRTISSAGCSIQIYVILLVEGCECLLLALMAYDRYVAICQPLYYSVLMRWSVCYKLVALIFIGSFMMCALPSFFMQVTFCGNQVNHFMCEMLAILKLACTDISSNELVIFSISFLSLLLPLVIILVSYGCIMASVLKIRNAGRSKAFSTCTSHLAVVALYFGTAMLMYFGPSSQYSTNQEKYSSICYVILSPMLNPMIYCLNNREVKDTFRKQFSKCNDFLKCSNI, from the coding sequence ATGGCGACCAAAAACGAGACAATTTTCTATGATGTTATTCTACTGGGATTTTCCAATGATCCAGTGGTAAACGCTGCACTATTTGTGTTATTTGGTATCATCTACATAGTAACTGTTGCTGGAAATGGCCTTATATTGTTCATGATCTTCGTTAATCCACAGTTACATACACCAATGTATTTCTTTCTCTGCATGTTGTCCATTCTGGACATGTGCTACTCAACAACTGCCGTACCCAAGTTATTAGCAGATCTCTTTTCTTCCCATAGGACAATCTCATCTGCTGGCTGCAGCATTCAGATCTACGTCATTCTTCTTGTGGAGGGATGTGAATGTCTTCTCCTTGCCCTCATGGCTTATGATCGTTACGTTGCTATATGCCAACCGCTCTATTACTCTGTTCTCATGCGTTGGAGCGTTTGTTATAAGCTGGTGGCACTGATCTTTATTGGTAGCTTCATGATGTGTGCTTTGCCATCATTTTTCATGCAGGTAACTTTTTGTGGCAACCAGGTCAACCACTTCATGTGCGAGATGCTGGCTATACTAAAGTTGGCATGTACCGATATTTCATCCAATGAGCTTGTGATATTTTCCATCAGCTTTCTTTCTCTTCTCCTCCCTCTTGTGATTATTCTAGTATCATATGGTTGTATTATGGCATCAGTATTAAAGATCCGCAATGCAGGAAGGTCTAAGGCGTTCTCCACCTGCACGTCCCATCTAGCTGTGGTGGCTCTCTACTTTGGGACAGCAATGCTTATGTACTTTGGGCCATCATCTCAGTACTCCACAAATCAGGAGAAGTATAGCTCCATATGTTATGTTATATTGTCTCCGATGCTGAACCCCATGATCTACTGTCTGAATAACAGGGAGGTGAAAGATACATTTAGGAAGCAGTTTTCTAAATGTAATGATTTTCTTAAATGTTCAAATATTTAA